The window AGATTCAgtaagtgtgtgtgtgtctgtgtgcacgtGAGCGAGTTAAACATTTTAGCTGAAGCAGCTAGTGTGGGACAATTAGATTGGAAACAATGTCGAGTTTTAGACATACAAGGACATAATACAGGTAATAATGAAATAATCTACATGTTTAATGTACATTTCTGAAGCTAGAGAAGCTGGGTTTACTTTCAGGAGTACTAAGCAACTGTAATTGCTTCTTTCTTAAGCACTTGCATGACGCATATTAGTATTGTTAATTTATTTAACATAGTTTCCTAGGGAATCTCCTAGGAATTTCAGCAGCTGCATGATGTATGGCTGTACACTGTCAGAAATTCAGGTGTCCTTCTTTTAGTAATGATTTTAGTTGAATAAACATTGAATTAAAGATCCTCCGATGATTTGACTGTGATGAAGACTCATCTTCCATTTGTGAGCAAATCAGACTTAAAGATGATTTAAGTAGAGTCAGATTTATAGGCATCAAAGTCGTCTTCCCCAACTGATGCTGAGTATATGTTGAAAGCACATACTAAGGTAAAACAATACATACATTTTTCTGAGTGGCAGGAGGTTTTGAAGCttgtaattaattaaattccTTTTCATCTTCAGGAAACCCACAGGAATTTGGTTGACAATGTAAATATTGAACTGTATAATTCTCTCCACCACCACATGTTAAACAAGCGCATGTTGACAAAAGATCTTAAGAATGGCATGACCCTGGTGTCTATGTATAATGGCCAGAAATTGTTTATTAACCATTATCCCAATGGGGTAAGtcaattctcttttttcccccttatacATTTATTTACTTGATGTGTTTATTTCCTTATATAactaagaaaatatattatcaAAAATTTACCATACACCAAGTCAGCTGCCactgacaaaaataaatattctcttGAAGAATTTTTGTCTGCTCTGTAGACTAATCACTAAGATAGGATGAGTAAAGATTGTGATGTTTCAAAATCAAAGTGCCAAAGAAAATGAACTTTCTTCATACAAGACAAAGTCTTTTGTGTTCAAAATACATTATCATAATACATTTGACAGAAAAATttactaataattttttttttataaataatattaaagcAGTTCTTTTATTTGAATTTGAGTCCATGGTAGGAGAATTGAAAGTTGTAGGAAGCACACATCCATTATTTGcctaggcaaaaaaaaaattataaatgctAGAAACCTCCCAGTTAAGTCACTCATCTTTGTTGTCTTAAATgcatcaaaatatttatttgtctaCAGGTGTTATTGCTAAAAAGAACCAGTACAATCAACATATTAGCCAGATAAGAAATCAGAATAATTGCAGTAAGAAATTAAACATGAATATGAAATCAATGTCACCTGAATAAAACTGCTGCCATCTTTCCAGAAGCTTAGTCAAACTTTCAAATCTTAAAAGACTTTActtcatattttgaaaaaaaaaattggaattacaGCAGTGAATACACAATTTACAGTACCTACATTGCCAGTCTGTGAGAGTCAGGTTCCAAGATTGTGATCAAATTAGTGTTTAATCTTCTACTACTTGATTCTTCGAATATAGGTTGTTACAGTTAACTGCGCCAGGATCATCCATGGCAACCAAATTGCTACCAATGGTGTTGTCCACGTCATTGATCGTGTCCTGACTTCTGTGGCAAATACCATTCAAGATTTCATTGAATTTGAGGATGAGCTTTCATCATTTAGAGTAAgtggacaaaaataaaaactcttctgtttatttaaggaggggtttttttattccttttttatttgtttacaatacctggAAGTAAGAGGCGTTAGCTCagtaagaggaaaaagaaattaattaaattaagaGCTTCAGGTAATATTGCAAACCTAGCAATTTTAAAAGGCAACATCAATAGGATGGAATGTGCCCTTGTACCTAAAAAGTGTCTTCTCTTCAAGCACTGAGAAAACGAAATGTGAGCATGAAGTCACAGAGTCTGGTGCTAGATAAATAAGAACAATTTCAAAATGGATAAATAAAAATGGTAAAGACACCAAATAAATTTCAGAACCCAACTCATACAGTCAGTAGATACACATAAGAAGGATTTTTCTTGCATAGAGGAAGCATGATTAAAAATTGTCCAAGTTTCTAATTTTTCCATCTTCTGAAAAATGTGTCTGCACAGTGTAATGGGATTTCAtgctgcatattttaaaaaatataccaTTTCTTTGCAGATAACTGTTGTTCTTTTCCATCTTCCATTTCCTTAATAAATacaaaaaggtattttaaatcGAGAGGCATGAAGGTGGAGAAGATCCTCTGAATCCCTCAAATCGAGTTCATGACAGTTACAGGCAGCCACAATAtttaatatctttaaaaaaacttaATATAAAAACCAGTActttctggttttcagtttaaaaacattcctctgtagattatttttttcatctttctatGACATTCAttatctctctttttaaaacacTGATCTCAGTCTAGCATCCAATTATCTGCAGGCATGAGGTAAAATTAGGCAAATAATGTATTTTGGTAATATTTCAAATAATctgcattaaaagaaaaaattatattttaggCTCCTGCCATTACATCAGGTGTCATGGATATTCTTGGAAGACCTGGTCATTACACAATCTTTGCTCCTACTAATGAAGCTTTTGAGAAACTTCCAAGGGGAGTTTTAGAAAGAATCATGAGTGACAAGGTGGCCTCTGAAGGTATTTAAACTTTTTTGCAAATGAGAAATATGTATGAGTTGATCAGGAGGCAGAAAATGCATTATCCTTATAGCTCTGGAATGAAGTACCTCTGCTTTCATGTGTGTAGGAGGAGTTATTTCTTCTGTCTCTAACTTTTCCACTTGCCTAAGGATAGAAAGTCATTGAAAACTTAATCTCCAAAACAGTTTAAAGGGAACTGTGAAAATATAAGCACATTGACTTTCTAATAGTTCAGCTGCATAGGTCTGATAGACATTCCTGTCCCTAGAAATCCAGGGCTATCTGAATATTGAATTCTCCATACCTTTGCATAGGCTATGGAGTTTTGTACTCATAGGTCCTTTTGGACCATATCATATGCAGTGACAAGCAGATTGTAGCATAaccaatacatttttaataatataagGGATGCCAAATAGTTTTAATCAAAAATGTGATTTAGAGACCTACAGTatcattaaatttaaataaagtaTCCGTgagtgaaattaatttaaaatagtgTATGTAaattatacatatatgtatatgtgtcCAAACACCTACATCTGTTaaattcctgctcttttctctgcagctcttgTGAAGTTCCATATATTAAATACTCTCCAGTGCTCTGAAGCCATCACAGGGGGAGCTGTCTATGAAACCTTGGAAGGAAACACTGTTGAAGTTGGATGTGATGGTGAAAGTCTGACTGTGAATGGAGTGAAAATGGTGAAACGCAAAGATATTGTGAGAAGCAATGGCGTTATCCACCTCATTGATCAAGTGCTAATTCCTGATTCTGGTCAGTGATGTGCATGGAAAACTGAAGATATTTTCAATAACCTTATCCAGATTCCCTCAGATATATAGTTCTGGATAAGCATGGAGAATCCAAAACAGGAATAGGAAGATATTGTGTGTTCAAATGCCTTTTCTTAATTCTTTATTTGCAGCCAAACAAGTCATTGAGCTTGGGGGTGCTCAGCAGACTACATTTACGGACCTGGTGGCACAGCTAGGGCTGGCATCTTCTCTAAGGCCAGAAGGCCAGTACACTCTCCTGGCACCTCTGAATGGTGCTTTCTCAGGTTAGTAGCCTTAAAAGATTGTCAAAATAAACAAGTATATATATGACAGTTTTCCAAATAACCCCCAGTACTTGTTCTAAGTCTCACTGCAAGAGCATTATAGAGAAGTAGAACGACTTCATCCTTTCAGATTTCTACCTTGTAGAAATACAAAACAAGCCTAACTACCACACTGTACAGCTTGTTTTCACTCATATCATTTGCTAATGAAAATAGTAGCACTAACATAAGATACAAAATATACACAGAAAGATTGTAGGAATGGAAAGATATTAATAAACTGCCAGTTTCCTTAGTCTTACATTACTTCCATTAGATTCAAAACTTATTTATTCTCAGAAAATGTATGCAGTAGTTTCATTCCAGCCAACAGCTAAGTACCACACATTCACTTGATCACTCCACTCTTTCCCCCAGTCTGGGATGGGGAGGAtaatcagggggaaaaaatgtaataaaaccTCATAGACTTAGATAAGAACAATTTGATAACTTTAACAAAGTAAAAtgataatattaataatattaatagaATATTAATAAATACTAATATTAATACGAATACtaatactactaataataataataattttttaaagtatgattAAAGCCTAAGAGAAACAGGTGATGCATGATACAATTACCCTGACCTATGCCCAGCCATTGACTGACACCTTCCAGGTTCCCTCAGTTTATATACTGAGCAAAACATTCTATGCTATGGAATATCCCTCTGGCACGTTTGAGTTACCTATCCTGGACATGATCCTTCCAGCCTCTCGTGCACTGGCCACTCACAGAGCATGAGACACTGAGATGGCCTTGGCTCGAGGTGAGCGCTGCTCAGCAACAACCAAAatatcagtgtgttatcaacattataCTCATACTAAACCCAAAAGACAGCACTGTGAAAATATACCTGCTGGGAGGAAATTTTACTCTATCCCAGTTAAACTCAGGAAATACAAGAAAGTTATTATTTCTCAGTACATCAAAGCAGAGGGAGACTGATGTAAATATACTGTAAAACAGATGTTTGTATATTTGTAGAGGTGACTGCATGGATATCTTGCCTTCTCTCAAAGAATTAGATTGTAGTCTTACTACTAAGGAAGCAAATTTGGGTAGATTTTAGGTGCACATGTGGAAAGGACTAGTTCTAATACAAAATACAGCAGTAATTCAGAAGATGGAGCAGGCCCACCTCTAAACCATCAGACATATTAGTTATAGTAATTAATCATGGCTGTGTCAGTAGTTCTTGACTGAATTTGAGGAATGGTCAAAACAACTTGTCTTCTGTATACACAGACCTGTCCATGCTTTAATTCAAGCATTTCAAAGAAAGATTCAGTATTTCCAGATTCTTTTGACTATATTTGGATGAAAACTCAATATATAAATTACTATACATGAATATCTAATTTGCTTTGTAGATGACACCTTAAGGCTGGATCAACGTCTTCTTAAAAGAATCCTGCAGAATCACATTATAAAAGTGAAAGTTGGGCTCAATGAACTGTACAATGGACAAGAGCTGGAAACAATTGGAGGAAAACTACTTAGAGTCTTCGTGTATCGCACAGTAAGTGAATGAGTCTTTCTAAAAATATTCCTCCAACTACGAAAATGGAAGTTAATAGAAGGCAAAGCTGAATGAAACCCCGACATTTACCATTATGACTATCTATCAAAAATCCTTCAACTTTTAAtatagcaaaaaataaaaatctgatcTTAATCTGAGCTTTGTCTGTGTGGAGAGCTCTGGGAAAATgcaacaaaatttaaaagtggGTGTTTAGTTAGttacaaatttttaaaacttgtttttaaaactaattaaaaacattctcaagggaaaacacacacaaaaatcaagTGTTAGAATATTTGcaccatgatattttattaTAGATTTGGCAATTTCTGCTTACTCAAGCAATGCCAAATTTCCTGTCAAGACCACACAATTTGACTGTAGGAAATACATATGGTTGTTATTTTTCGCATTGTGTAAACAGCtacatttgtttctctttcaatAAGGCTGTATGTATTGAAAATTCATGCATGGTCAGAGGAAgcaaagaaggaagaaatggTTTTATTCACATCTTCAGACAGATCATCAGTCCAGCAGAAAAGACTTTGCATGAAATGCTGAGAAACGATAAGCGTTTTAGGTGAGTAGCAATACTGACAGAACTGAGGTTTTCCTGCAGAGGGTATATACAGCACAGCTGGTCTGAGAAAAAGTTTTGGACTGTGAGCATGTGAGTTGTTGGGGCTTTGAGAGCGGGGATGGCAGAGAAGGGTTTGTTAActacacaaataaaataaaaggaaagaaaaatatgggggaagAGAAATTTCTCCAGCTGTATGCTGAAAAGGCTTCCACACTCAATGCTAGAATGCTTTTATGGCACAAAGGGTTGTAAGACACTAGAATGAGAGGAGTAACAGGACAGAAGGAATTGAGTGATACATTTGGAGCTATAAATGCAATGGTCTCTGGAGTTTAAATTAATGAAAGATACAATTCCATATGGGTGCAGCAGGATTTCATACCTTTACAGTACTTATTTCTGTCCCTTTCCTGCAAGAATCTCAATACTCCTAGAGCAAGAACAATCCTTTGCATCCTCCTTTTATCTGTTCAATCTGCAAGGGTTTGTATTCAACAAATCCTCTTCTGATCCCGGTTGcagttttttttggttttttttcatataatttttcctctgtctGCTACTCTTAAgactgctttttccttttggttttttttctttttttttttttttctcattttcctcttccacTATCTTTATTTCCGGGAAATAGTGAAAGTGtttgaaaattgaaacagtattggaaataaaaatgggagAACTAAGTTCCTGGACCCAATTATATCACATTTCAAAAAAACGTATTTGTGGTTTGTCTGTTTGCTGTAAACAGCATTTTCCTCAGTCTGGTGAAAGCTGCAGATTTGGATGATGTTCTGTCACAACCTGGACAGTGGACTCTGTTCGTCCCAACTAATGATGCCTTTAAAGGTTTGACTGATGATGACAAGGACATACTGATAAGTAAGTGACCAAAAAACCCCTGGAATTAcgaacaaattaaaatttattggAAAGCAAACTAATGCACCTCTCACACAAAAGCTGTCTGCTGAAGCAGTTTACCTTTTGCATAGAGCATGTCATAGGAATCTGCttaattatttccttcttgGAGAAATGTCCTTCCTTCTTAGAGAAAATGTCTTTCTGGAAAATAACTCCAACCtgacatttaaatttaaatttcactCCTCAATATC is drawn from Zonotrichia leucophrys gambelii isolate GWCS_2022_RI chromosome 1, RI_Zleu_2.0, whole genome shotgun sequence and contains these coding sequences:
- the POSTN gene encoding periostin isoform X7, with the protein product MKIFFLFTFLPFLLSAFEQAAASAHYDKILTHSRIRARDQGPNVCALQQVMGTKKKYFSTCRNWYQQSICGKKATVLYECCPGYMKMDGTRGCPAVAPIDHVYGTLGIVGATTTQRYSDMSKLRQEIEGRGSFTFFAPSNEAWDQLDSETHRNLVDNVNIELYNSLHHHMLNKRMLTKDLKNGMTLVSMYNGQKLFINHYPNGVVTVNCARIIHGNQIATNGVVHVIDRVLTSVANTIQDFIEFEDELSSFRAPAITSGVMDILGRPGHYTIFAPTNEAFEKLPRGVLERIMSDKVASEALVKFHILNTLQCSEAITGGAVYETLEGNTVEVGCDGESLTVNGVKMVKRKDIVRSNGVIHLIDQVLIPDSAKQVIELGGAQQTTFTDLVAQLGLASSLRPEGQYTLLAPLNGAFSDDTLRLDQRLLKRILQNHIIKVKVGLNELYNGQELETIGGKLLRVFVYRTAVCIENSCMVRGSKEGRNGFIHIFRQIISPAEKTLHEMLRNDKRFSIFLSLVKAADLDDVLSQPGQWTLFVPTNDAFKGLTDDDKDILIRDKNALRNILLYHLTQGVFIGSGFEPGVTNILKTIQGGKLYLKTVNDTLLVNELKSRESDLMATNGVIHVIDKLLYPAELPVGNDQLLTILKKLIKYIQIKFVRDSTFKEIPLTFYKINIIESNVQPIITKEDPSITQLTKLIEGEPEFKIVREGETITKVIHGEPIIKTYTKIIDGRPVEVTEKKVTEERIIQGPEIKYTRITAGGSDNEEKLKKILEEAHTEEDHKHLYGKHNQRGGHKEEEQEGRQD
- the POSTN gene encoding periostin isoform X6, whose protein sequence is MKIFFLFTFLPFLLSAFEQAAASAHYDKILTHSRIRARDQGPNVCALQQVMGTKKKYFSTCRNWYQQSICGKKATVLYECCPGYMKMDGTRGCPAVAPIDHVYGTLGIVGATTTQRYSDMSKLRQEIEGRGSFTFFAPSNEAWDQLDSETHRNLVDNVNIELYNSLHHHMLNKRMLTKDLKNGMTLVSMYNGQKLFINHYPNGVVTVNCARIIHGNQIATNGVVHVIDRVLTSVANTIQDFIEFEDELSSFRAPAITSGVMDILGRPGHYTIFAPTNEAFEKLPRGVLERIMSDKVASEALVKFHILNTLQCSEAITGGAVYETLEGNTVEVGCDGESLTVNGVKMVKRKDIVRSNGVIHLIDQVLIPDSAKQVIELGGAQQTTFTDLVAQLGLASSLRPEGQYTLLAPLNGAFSDDTLRLDQRLLKRILQNHIIKVKVGLNELYNGQELETIGGKLLRVFVYRTAVCIENSCMVRGSKEGRNGFIHIFRQIISPAEKTLHEMLRNDKRFSIFLSLVKAADLDDVLSQPGQWTLFVPTNDAFKGLTDDDKDILIRDKNALRNILLYHLTQGVFIGSGFEPGVTNILKTIQGGKLYLKTVNDTLLVNELKSRESDLMATNGVIHVIDKLLYPAELPVGNDQLLTILKKLIKYIQIKFVRDSTFKEIPLTFYKPIIKTYTKIIDGRPVEVTEKKVTEERIIQGPEIKYTRITAGGSDNEEKLKKILEEEVTKVTKFIEGDGHLLEDEEIKRLLQGAGTEYTKVTKVIEGEPQIIEREIKKVHLEEAPVRKAQPTRRAQGGGARRKTRLDHS
- the POSTN gene encoding periostin isoform X9, which codes for MKIFFLFTFLPFLLSAFEQAAASAHYDKILTHSRIRARDQGPNVCALQQVMGTKKKYFSTCRNWYQQSICGKKATVLYECCPGYMKMDGTRGCPAVAPIDHVYGTLGIVGATTTQRYSDMSKLRQEIEGRGSFTFFAPSNEAWDQLDSETHRNLVDNVNIELYNSLHHHMLNKRMLTKDLKNGMTLVSMYNGQKLFINHYPNGVVTVNCARIIHGNQIATNGVVHVIDRVLTSVANTIQDFIEFEDELSSFRAPAITSGVMDILGRPGHYTIFAPTNEAFEKLPRGVLERIMSDKVASEALVKFHILNTLQCSEAITGGAVYETLEGNTVEVGCDGESLTVNGVKMVKRKDIVRSNGVIHLIDQVLIPDSAKQVIELGGAQQTTFTDLVAQLGLASSLRPEGQYTLLAPLNGAFSDDTLRLDQRLLKRILQNHIIKVKVGLNELYNGQELETIGGKLLRVFVYRTAVCIENSCMVRGSKEGRNGFIHIFRQIISPAEKTLHEMLRNDKRFSIFLSLVKAADLDDVLSQPGQWTLFVPTNDAFKGLTDDDKDILIRDKNALRNILLYHLTQGVFIGSGFEPGVTNILKTIQGGKLYLKTVNDTLLVNELKSRESDLMATNGVIHVIDKLLYPAELPVGNDQLLTILKKLIKYIQIKFVRDSTFKEIPLTFYRPEIKYTRITAGGSDNEEKLKKILEEEVTKVTKFIEGDGHLLEDEEIKRLLQGAGTEYTKVTKVIEGEPQIIEREIKKVHLEEAPVRKAQPTRRAQGGGARRKTRLDHS
- the POSTN gene encoding periostin isoform X12, with amino-acid sequence MKIFFLFTFLPFLLSAFEQAAASAHYDKILTHSRIRARDQGPNVCALQQVMGTKKKYFSTCRNWYQQSICGKKATVLYECCPGYMKMDGTRGCPAVAPIDHVYGTLGIVGATTTQRYSDMSKLRQEIEGRGSFTFFAPSNEAWDQLDSETHRNLVDNVNIELYNSLHHHMLNKRMLTKDLKNGMTLVSMYNGQKLFINHYPNGVVTVNCARIIHGNQIATNGVVHVIDRVLTSVANTIQDFIEFEDELSSFRAPAITSGVMDILGRPGHYTIFAPTNEAFEKLPRGVLERIMSDKVASEALVKFHILNTLQCSEAITGGAVYETLEGNTVEVGCDGESLTVNGVKMVKRKDIVRSNGVIHLIDQVLIPDSAKQVIELGGAQQTTFTDLVAQLGLASSLRPEGQYTLLAPLNGAFSDDTLRLDQRLLKRILQNHIIKVKVGLNELYNGQELETIGGKLLRVFVYRTAVCIENSCMVRGSKEGRNGFIHIFRQIISPAEKTLHEMLRNDKRFSIFLSLVKAADLDDVLSQPGQWTLFVPTNDAFKGLTDDDKDILIRDKNALRNILLYHLTQGVFIGSGFEPGVTNILKTIQGGKLYLKTVNDTLLVNELKSRESDLMATNGVIHVIDKLLYPAELPVGNDQLLTILKKLIKYIQIKFVRDSTFKEIPLTFYRPEIKYTRITAGGSDNEEKLKKILEEAHTEEDHKHLYGKHNQRGGHKEEEQEGRQD
- the POSTN gene encoding periostin isoform X13, with the protein product MKIFFLFTFLPFLLSAFEQAAASAHYDKILTHSRIRARDQGPNVCALQQVMGTKKKYFSTCRNWYQQSICGKKATVLYECCPGYMKMDGTRGCPAVAPIDHVYGTLGIVGATTTQRYSDMSKLRQEIEGRGSFTFFAPSNEAWDQLDSETHRNLVDNVNIELYNSLHHHMLNKRMLTKDLKNGMTLVSMYNGQKLFINHYPNGVVTVNCARIIHGNQIATNGVVHVIDRVLTSVANTIQDFIEFEDELSSFRAPAITSGVMDILGRPGHYTIFAPTNEAFEKLPRGVLERIMSDKVASEALVKFHILNTLQCSEAITGGAVYETLEGNTVEVGCDGESLTVNGVKMVKRKDIVRSNGVIHLIDQVLIPDSAKQVIELGGAQQTTFTDLVAQLGLASSLRPEGQYTLLAPLNGAFSDDTLRLDQRLLKRILQNHIIKVKVGLNELYNGQELETIGGKLLRVFVYRTAVCIENSCMVRGSKEGRNGFIHIFRQIISPAEKTLHEMLRNDKRFSIFLSLVKAADLDDVLSQPGQWTLFVPTNDAFKGLTDDDKDILIRDKNALRNILLYHLTQGVFIGSGFEPGVTNILKTIQGGKLYLKTVNDTLLVNELKSRESDLMATNGVIHVIDKLLYPAELPVGNDQLLTILKKLIKYIQIKFVRDSTFKEIPLTFYRPEIKYTRITAGGSDNEEKLKKILEEEAPVRKAQPTRRAQGGGARRKTRLDHS
- the POSTN gene encoding periostin isoform X10, whose amino-acid sequence is MKIFFLFTFLPFLLSAFEQAAASAHYDKILTHSRIRARDQGPNVCALQQVMGTKKKYFSTCRNWYQQSICGKKATVLYECCPGYMKMDGTRGCPAVAPIDHVYGTLGIVGATTTQRYSDMSKLRQEIEGRGSFTFFAPSNEAWDQLDSETHRNLVDNVNIELYNSLHHHMLNKRMLTKDLKNGMTLVSMYNGQKLFINHYPNGVVTVNCARIIHGNQIATNGVVHVIDRVLTSVANTIQDFIEFEDELSSFRAPAITSGVMDILGRPGHYTIFAPTNEAFEKLPRGVLERIMSDKVASEALVKFHILNTLQCSEAITGGAVYETLEGNTVEVGCDGESLTVNGVKMVKRKDIVRSNGVIHLIDQVLIPDSAKQVIELGGAQQTTFTDLVAQLGLASSLRPEGQYTLLAPLNGAFSDDTLRLDQRLLKRILQNHIIKVKVGLNELYNGQELETIGGKLLRVFVYRTAVCIENSCMVRGSKEGRNGFIHIFRQIISPAEKTLHEMLRNDKRFSIFLSLVKAADLDDVLSQPGQWTLFVPTNDAFKGLTDDDKDILIRDKNALRNILLYHLTQGVFIGSGFEPGVTNILKTIQGGKLYLKTVNDTLLVNELKSRESDLMATNGVIHVIDKLLYPAELPVGNDQLLTILKKLIKYIQIKFVRDSTFKEIPLTFYKINIIESNVQPIITKEDPSITQLTKLIEGEPEFKIVREGETITKVIHGGPEIKYTRITAGGSDNEEKLKKILEEAHTEEDHKHLYGKHNQRGGHKEEEQEGRQD
- the POSTN gene encoding periostin isoform X11, whose product is MKIFFLFTFLPFLLSAFEQAAASAHYDKILTHSRIRARDQGPNVCALQQVMGTKKKYFSTCRNWYQQSICGKKATVLYECCPGYMKMDGTRGCPAVAPIDHVYGTLGIVGATTTQRYSDMSKLRQEIEGRGSFTFFAPSNEAWDQLDSETHRNLVDNVNIELYNSLHHHMLNKRMLTKDLKNGMTLVSMYNGQKLFINHYPNGVVTVNCARIIHGNQIATNGVVHVIDRVLTSVANTIQDFIEFEDELSSFRAPAITSGVMDILGRPGHYTIFAPTNEAFEKLPRGVLERIMSDKVASEALVKFHILNTLQCSEAITGGAVYETLEGNTVEVGCDGESLTVNGVKMVKRKDIVRSNGVIHLIDQVLIPDSAKQVIELGGAQQTTFTDLVAQLGLASSLRPEGQYTLLAPLNGAFSDDTLRLDQRLLKRILQNHIIKVKVGLNELYNGQELETIGGKLLRVFVYRTAVCIENSCMVRGSKEGRNGFIHIFRQIISPAEKTLHEMLRNDKRFSIFLSLVKAADLDDVLSQPGQWTLFVPTNDAFKGLTDDDKDILIRDKNALRNILLYHLTQGVFIGSGFEPGVTNILKTIQGGKLYLKTVNDTLLVNELKSRESDLMATNGVIHVIDKLLYPAELPVGNDQLLTILKKLIKYIQIKFVRDSTFKEIPLTFYKINIIESNVQPIITKEDPSITQLTKLIEGEPEFKIVREGETITKVIHGGPEIKYTRITAGGSDNEEKLKKILEEEAPVRKAQPTRRAQGGGARRKTRLDHS
- the POSTN gene encoding periostin isoform X8 codes for the protein MKIFFLFTFLPFLLSAFEQAAASAHYDKILTHSRIRARDQGPNVCALQQVMGTKKKYFSTCRNWYQQSICGKKATVLYECCPGYMKMDGTRGCPAVAPIDHVYGTLGIVGATTTQRYSDMSKLRQEIEGRGSFTFFAPSNEAWDQLDSETHRNLVDNVNIELYNSLHHHMLNKRMLTKDLKNGMTLVSMYNGQKLFINHYPNGVVTVNCARIIHGNQIATNGVVHVIDRVLTSVANTIQDFIEFEDELSSFRAPAITSGVMDILGRPGHYTIFAPTNEAFEKLPRGVLERIMSDKVASEALVKFHILNTLQCSEAITGGAVYETLEGNTVEVGCDGESLTVNGVKMVKRKDIVRSNGVIHLIDQVLIPDSAKQVIELGGAQQTTFTDLVAQLGLASSLRPEGQYTLLAPLNGAFSDDTLRLDQRLLKRILQNHIIKVKVGLNELYNGQELETIGGKLLRVFVYRTAVCIENSCMVRGSKEGRNGFIHIFRQIISPAEKTLHEMLRNDKRFSIFLSLVKAADLDDVLSQPGQWTLFVPTNDAFKGLTDDDKDILIRDKNALRNILLYHLTQGVFIGSGFEPGVTNILKTIQGGKLYLKTVNDTLLVNELKSRESDLMATNGVIHVIDKLLYPAELPVGNDQLLTILKKLIKYIQIKFVRDSTFKEIPLTFYKINIIESNVQPIITKEDPSITQLTKLIEGEPEFKIVREGETITKVIHGEPIIKTYTKIIDGRPVEVTEKKVTEERIIQGPEIKYTRITAGGSDNEEKLKKILEEEAPVRKAQPTRRAQGGGARRKTRLDHS